From Bos mutus isolate GX-2022 chromosome 5, NWIPB_WYAK_1.1, whole genome shotgun sequence, one genomic window encodes:
- the RBP5 gene encoding retinol-binding protein 5: MPPNLTGYYRFVSQKNLEDYLQALNVNMALRKIALLLKPDKEIDQRGNHMTVKTLSTFRNYVLEFEVGVEFEEDLRTVDGRKCQTIVTWEEEQLVCVQKGEVPNRGWRLWLEEEMLYQEVTARDAVCQCVFRKVK; this comes from the exons ATGCCTCCCAACCTCACCGGCTACTACCGCTTTGTCTCGCAGAAGAACTTGGAGGACTACCTGCAAGCTCTGA ATGTCAACATGGCTCTGCGGAAGATCGCCCTGCTGCTCAAGCCGGACAAGGAGATTGACCAGCGGGGCAACCACATGACAGTGAAAACCCTCAGCACCTTCCGGAACTACGTTCTGGAATTCGAGGTGGGAGTGGAATTTGAGGAGGACCTGAGGACCGTGGATGGACGCAAATGCCAG ACCATAGTCACCTGGGAAGAGGAGCAGCTGGTTTGTGTGCAGAAAGGAGAGGTCCCTAACCGGGGCTGGCGACTCTGGCTGGAGGAAGAGATGTTATATCAG GAAGTGACGGCCCGGGATGCAGTGTGCCAGTGTGTCTTCAGGAAGGTCAAATAG